One segment of Scyliorhinus torazame isolate Kashiwa2021f chromosome 14, sScyTor2.1, whole genome shotgun sequence DNA contains the following:
- the LOC140389487 gene encoding somatostatin-1A-like, whose translation MCSRLQLSLALLSIALAVLSVSSGPTDNRYREILQRAMAATGSGGKAELTKNSIAQLLSELENAENEALETDAMGGRNEVRLELERSINPSLANRERKAGCKNFFWKTFTSC comes from the exons ATGTGTAGCCGCCTTCAGTTGAGCCTGGCTCTCCTCTCCATCGCCCTGGCAGTACTGAGTGTCAGCTCAGGCCCCACAGACAATAGGTATCGCGAAATCCTGCAGAGAGCCATGGCAGCCACAGGAAGCGGGGGGAAAGCG GAGTTGACGAAAAATTCCATCGCCCAACTGCTGTCCGAGCTGGAAAACGCGGAGAATGAAGCTCTGGAAACGGATGCAATGGGCGGACGCAACGAGGTGCGGCTCGAACTGGAGAGATCGATAAATCCCAGCCTGGCGAACAGGGAGCGGAAAGCGGGATGTAAGAACTTCTTTTGGAAAACCTTCACATCCTGTTAA